In Zingiber officinale cultivar Zhangliang chromosome 11B, Zo_v1.1, whole genome shotgun sequence, a single window of DNA contains:
- the LOC122033565 gene encoding ENHANCER OF AG-4 protein 2-like, translating to MAPGRRKDSNRVTAVGQLNLGDLVLAKVKGYPAWPAKISRPEDFDQSPDPRKYFVQFFGTTEVAFVVPADIQVFTDESKSKLVARCQGKTVKYFASAVEQICEAFEKLNKKQSAESVLEVDISSASTAAAAASFLITDFADDKPPVEHNGTYAILEMQCTNANLKIQDVNVSSDQSSSDLDGAEYNLKNKKSSNNDHQSSPRRKVVVSKPIFYHSSGKEKLMTTCPDDGNKEMISKLEIKAPLQEASVASGLNDCSDFRTESTYQEKDTSNAFNVQENASRVAMKKKVLVSKSSFYASSCKKKKSVSTNSDDSKNSEVATLPKLEVEKLLSEGSVANRHDNCGDSIAKKEHLEKDASNTLKEITSTNLDDSKNTDIATLPKLEVETLLLEVSAAGGLDNCGELIGDKDHQEKVVSHALNAEEVCAQDAMKKKVVSRSSFSVSPDKEKLVTINPDDIMNDDMIMSPKLQIEEVVPQGLAAGGLQICSDLKGESDHEEEDANNALKVEEIGQQTTKWDTEPEQNKDNVSRIDTGAALAKKLKGFNGKVNKLPGGRNRKVASCDSNREPSGNITKCSDSKIGKMLKNSKEHFLEKGKMHNVSCKETIDTSHEYANEGSMSSVKVKKNLKDRNKRHKLEASKDARPAKIAKTVQEDCQIDVKDKYGKIENSKKSGIPLRSENQLTSATSNGSLLPTVKHTEDTGEVADSATKTTATKVKTESCFTKDCDRQFGTYIQYKRRSRRLVDAEELEVIRTPILNVSSGNLVLADSGISEEKPHLVIGTNKDSPSNNCMTEKTGSTRDEKSPDGMTLPFGTTGTSEKKAEISESPQISQSPMKQEYKRSTFGNSRPLILSPDATTNLDYESKSTKQTSAKPHVRPLSSSRKKLPVTPSKLSNCRSHSLNLSHSHSVPEKNTASNKSVRVKTLSKSNIHNTVLTDSMHDNRYISHKNPEKVDLGENRSGKNKTEKVSTLNETLFSDPSKSMRHLIAVAQAKRKEAQLQCQHSENSIPTILSTPNLIHGKSPSPAEMIPYTSINLSHQDMKGDYTSILDSPSVHGNTPHEPSQTNKIDHEEYEHRISPEYRPEGSLSCGIEAAVARDAFEGMIETLSRTKDSIGRATRLAIDCAKFGIASEIVELLIQKLENEPNFHRRVDLLFLVDSITQCSHTQKGIAGSSYIPSVQASLPRLLTAAAPSGASACENRRQCVKVLRLWIQRKIMPDSFLRRYIDEIDVPSDDISSGVFLRHRSQADRSVDDPIREMEGMQVDEYGSNATFQLTGLFSCHIFQDEEDSPINLFRNSAVKMSVEATSSLKELDTCAVMPKLHPIEKAVNGELEMKDAILPKEDKGITRNNSDFSGSLEPKLTNPSELPPLPPVPPPPVDPPPPPADPPPPLPPSPPPLPPPLPSSPSTPPPPPPPPLHPPGHTFMPSIPVPPLSSSYSFSMLNSQMQEKFRVSNANEMAHVHGNMTLRGQDAPLSIEVVSQQQPNFMTNGMRSTQFINTFTSSRPFEYGQNELYVAPQNSYPIQHFQQSNAPFHQGPYHPLPPRAPSNFPLVTAQMHSDHFSHAIRMNQPVQQLHNPYPMSSVPSSQRPYLADEPRRVHTGGFSPDNQHSAMVSTPRPSCSGAPILQDGFPRSDAEWPSSNSMGFRFPLQNSIQSAVAVQGQDFHHDLSGRQNISGLDCWRSS from the exons TGCTTTTGTCGTACCAGCTGACATTCAGGTTTTTACTGATGAGTCAAAGAGTAAGTTGGTAGCTCGTTGCCAGGGTAAAACAGTAAAATACTTTGCTAGTGCTGTTGAGCAGATTTGTGAGGCTTTTGAAAAGCTGAACAAGAAGCAATCAGCAGAATCTGTGCTGGAAGTTGACATCTCCAGTGCTAGTACTGCAGCCGCTGCTGCATCTTTCTTAATTACTGATTTTGCAGATGACAAGCCTCCAGTTGAACATAATGGGACATACGCAATCCTTGAGATGCAATGCACAAATGCTAATTTGAAGATCCAAGATGTAAATGTGTCTTCAGATCAATCTTCGAGTGATTTAGATGGTGCTGAGTATAACTTGAAAAACAAAAAGAGTTCAAATAATGACCACCAGAGTTCCCCCAGAAGGAAAGTTGTAGTTTCCAAGCCAATTTTTTACCATTCTTCAGGCAAGGAGAAATTAATGACCACTTGTCCTGATGATGGTAATAAAGAGATGATATCCAAATTGGAAATTAAAGCGCCACTTCAAGAAGCCTCAGTTGCTAGTGGACTTAATGATTGCAGTGATTTCAGAACTGAAAGCACATACCAAGAGAAAGATACAAGTAATGCTTTCAATGTGCAAGAAAATGCTAGTAGGGTTGCAATGAAAAAGAAAGTTTTAGTTTCTAAATCGTCTTTCTATGCCTCTTcttgcaagaagaagaaatctgtGAGTACTAATTCTGATGATAGCAAGAACTCTGAAGTGGCTACATTACCTAAACTGGAAGTTGAAAAGCTGCTATCAGAAGGCTCAGTTGCTAACAGACATGATAATTGTGGCGATTCCATAGCTAAAAAGGAACATCTGGAGAAAGATGCAAGTAATACTTTGAAGGAAATAACAAGTACTAATCTTGATGATAGTAAGAACACTGACATAGCTACATTGCCTAAACTGGAAGTTGAAACGCTACTATTAGAAGTCTCAGCTGCTGGAGGACTTGATAATTGTGGCGAGTTGATAGGTGATAAGGATCATCAGGAGAAAGTTGTGAGTCATGCTTTGAATGCTGAAGAAGTCTGTGCTCAGGATGCAATGAAGAAGAAAGTTGTTTCTAGATCATCCTTCTCTGTTTCTCCTGACAAGGAGAAATTGGTGACTATTAATCCTGATGATATTATGAATGATGATATGATTATGTCACCTAAACTGCAAATTGAAGAGGTGGTTCCACAAGGCTTAGCTGCTGGTGGACTTCAGATTTGCAGTGATCTTAAAGGTGAAAGTGATCATGAGGAGGAAGATGCAAATAATGCTCTGAAAGTTGAAGAAATTGGTCAACAAACAACAAAGTGGGATACTGAGCCAGAGCAAAATAAGGACAATGTTTCCAGGATAGACACAGGTGCAGCTTTAGCAAAAAAGTTGAAGGGTTTTAATGGCAAGGTAAATAAGCTTCCCGGAGGAAGAAACAGAAAGGTTGCTTCTTGTGATTCTAATAGAGAACCATCTGGAAATATTACAAAATGTAGTGACTCCAAAATTGGAAAGATGTTAAAGAATTCCAAGGAACATTTTCTTGAAAAAGGAAAAATGCATAATGTTTCATGCAAAGAAACAATTGACACTTCCCATGAATATGCCAATGAGGGCTCAATGTCTTCTGTTAAAGTAAAGAAGAATTTGAAGGACAGAAATAAAAGGCATAAATTGGAGGCAAGCAAGGATGCACGCCCAGCTAAAATAGCAAAAACGGTACAAGAGGATTGTCAGATTGATGTTAAAGATAAATATGGTAAAATTGAAAACTCAAAGAAATCAGGAATCCCCTTAAGAAGTGAAAATCAGTTAACATCAGCAACAAGTAATGGGTCTCTCCTTCCAACGGTTAAACACACTGAGGACACTGGTGAAGTGGCAGATTCTGCTACTAAAACTACTGCAACTAAAGTTAAAACAGAATCTTGCTTTACGAAGGACTGTGATAGACAATTTGGTACATATATTCAATACAAACGAAGATCACGTAGATTGGTTGATGCTGAGGAATTGGAAGTGATTAGGACACCAATTCTTAATGTATCTTCTGGCAATCTGGTTTTAGCAGATTCAGGCATCTCAGAAGAGAAACCTCACTTAGTGATAGGAACTAACAAAGATTCTCCATCCAATAACTGTATGACTGAGAAGACTGGTTCAACCAGGGATGAGAAGTCTCCAGATGGCATGACCTTACCATTTGGGACAACGGGCACAAGTGAGAAGAAAGCAGAAATATCTGAAAGTCCTCAGATTTCTCAAAGTCCAATGAAGCAAGAATACAAGAGATCTACTTTTGGCAATTCTAGGCCACTCATTCTTTCACCTGATGCAACTACCAATCTTGATTATGAATCAAAATCAACAAAACAAACATCTGCTAAGCCACATGTAAGACCTTTGAGTTCTTCAAGGAAAAAACTCCCCGTAACACCATCTAAACTCTCAAATTGCCGATCTCATAGCTTGAACTTATCTCATAGTCATTCAGTGCCAGAAAAAAATACAGCATCGAATAAGTCTGTCAGAGTTAAGACACTGTCCAAATCTAATATCCACAATACTGTACTTACTGATAGCATGCATGACAACAGATATATCTCTCATAAGAACCCTGAAAAGGTTGATTTAGGAGAGAACAG GTCAGGAAAGAATAAGACTGAGAAAGTGTCAACCCTAAATGAGACTCTTTTTTCTGACCCCAGTAAATCAATGAGACACCTTATTGCAGTTGCCCAAGCTAAAAGGAAGGAAGCACAATTACAGTGCCAACACTCAGAAAATTCTATTCCTACTATATTATCAACTCCAAACTTGATCCATGGAAAAAGTCCAAGTCCTGCTGAAATGATTCCCTATACATCAATAAATTTGTCTCACCAGGATATGAAAGGAGATTACACTTCTATTCTTGATTCTCCATCTGTCCATGGAAATACGCCTCATGAACCTTCTCAGACAAACAAAATTGATCATGAAGAATATGAACACAGGATTAGTCCTGAATACAGACCAGAGGGTTCACTAAGTTGTGGCATTGAAGCTGCTGTCGCTCGTGATGCTTTTGAGGGTATGATAGAGACTCTTTCACGTACAAAGGATAGTATTGGACGTGCAACTCGACTTGCAATTGATTGTGCCAAATTTGGCATTGCTAGTGAG ATTGTGGAATTACTTATCCAAAAGTTGGAGAATGAACCTAATTTTCACCGTAGAGTGGATCTTCTCTTCCTAGTCGACTCTATCACTCAGTGTTCACACACACAGAAAG GGATTGCTGGGTCATCATATATTCCCAGTGTACAGGCATCATTACCACGTCTCTTGACTGCTGCTGCTCCATCAGGTGCTAGTGCTTGTGAGAACCGTCGCCAGTGTGTTAAG GTACTGAGGCTATGGATTCAGAGGAAAATTATGCCAGATTCTTTTCTTAGGCGATATATTGATGAGATTGATGTTCCCAGTGATGACATAAGTTCTGGTGTTTTTCTGAGGCATCGATCTCAAGCTGATAGGTCTGTGGATGATCCAATAAGAGAAATGGAAGGCATGCAGGTTGATGAATATGGAAG CAATGCTACATTTCAGTTGACTGGACTATTTTCATGTCATATTTTTCAAGATGAGGAAGATTCTCCTATCAACCTGTTTAGAAATTCTGCAGTTAAAATGTCAGTGGAAGCTACTAGTAGTTTAAAAGAGCTGGATACTTGTGCAGTCATGCCTAAGCTCCATCCGATAGAAAAGGCTGTGAATGGTGAACTTGAAATGAAAGATGCTATTTTGCCCAAGGAAGATAAGGGCATAACTAGAAACAATTCTGATTTTAGCGGATCATTGGAACCGAAATTGACCAACCCAAGTGAGCTTCCACCTCTACCTCCTGTTCCTCCACCTCCAGTGGATCCTCCACCACCTCCAGCGGATCCTCCTCCACCTTTGCCACCTTCGCCCCCACCACTGCCTCCACCTCTACCATCATCACCCTCAAccccaccacctcctcctccaccgCCTCTGCATCCACCTGGACATACATTTATGCCTTCTATTCCAGTTCCACCTTTATCATCATCTTACTCATTTTCCATGCTTAATTCACAGATGCAGGAAAAATTCAGAGTATCAAAT GCCAATGAGATGGCCCATGTGCATGGTAATATGACATTAAGAGGGCAGGATGCTCCTTTAAGCATTGAAGTGGTATCACAGCagcaacctaactttatgacaaatggAATGAGAAGCACACAATTTATAAATACCTTCACTTCCTCTAGACCTTTTGAGTATGGACAAAATGAATTGTATGTAGCTCCTCAGAATTCCTATCCCATTCAACATTTTCAACAAAGCAATGCACCTTTCCACCAGGGACCTTACCATCCACTTCCTCCACGGGCACCCTCAAATTTTCCTCTTGTAACAGCACAAATGCATTCTGACCATTTTTCACATGCTATTCGCATGAATCAACCAGTGCAGCAGCTACACAATCCTTACCCAATGTCATCTGTTCCTAGTAGTCAGAGACCATATTTGGCTGATGAACCTAGGAGAGTGCATACTGGTGGTTTTAGTCCAGATAATCAGCATTCTGCAATGGtatctactccaaggccctcatGTTCAGGGGCTCCTATTTTGCAGGATG GATTTCCTAGGTCTGATGCAGAATGGCCATCTTCTAATTCTATGGGGTTTCGGTTCCCACTACAAAATTCTATTCAATCGGCAGTTGCAGTTCAAG GCCAAGATTTTCACCATGATCTCTCAGGCAGGCAAAATATTTCTGGGCTTGATTGTTGGAGATCAAGTTAA